The genomic segment CTGTGAGCGAGTTTAATCCTAGATCCAGCTCCATCAGTGAtaggtttgtactgagagcggagacgagatcctcggcaccagaatctgtgagaccgacacggttcagcctggagatgagagagagtgagggtgaaggacacagagagacaggagacggtacaaatccccagtgtttatcagtaacacaattactgatcacattcatgttcagtgtcagacacccagtgactgtaaacacaatctcccacagtctggtacttaccccattttctgtattttacactccgggttcctcacagccgcagacaccagtttcactcctgaatctcccagtttattattATTCAGtttcagctccgtcagtgatgggtttgcactgagagcggaggcgagatcctcggcaccagaatctgtgagaccgacacggttcagcctggagatgagagagagtgagggtgaaggacacagagagacaggagacggtacaaatccccagtgtttatcagtaacacaattactgatcacattaatgttcagtgtgagacacccagtgactgcaaacacaatctcccacagtctggtacttaccacagtttctgtattttacactccgggttcctcagagccgcagacaccagtttcactactgaatctcccagttcattCTCCCCAAGActaaacacaaacagacaaattgatgaacaaagtgattcaaaccgtgggtctgagggaatttctttcactcggatatttcaggaaacataAAACCTTCAGTAAATCATTGATTggagttcccatcactgtcaatgtccctcactgcccagctccagggtattcaccgaatgtcAGTAATTTAGTCTGTCGGTGTGACCCCGTAAACTCCACATATTCTGTCCCACTCCCTAATGGTTGGAAAAGTGTTCTTGATGTGAGAGGGTTTGAAGTGGATAGGTAAgatatagtggcatgcaaaagtctgggcaccctgctttaaaatttctgttactgtgaatatctaagaaagtaaaagatgacctgatttccaaaaggcataatgttaaagatgacacatttcttcaatattttaagcaagaaaacgttttttatttccatattttacagtttcaaaataccaAAAAATGAAagtgcccaaagcaaaagtttgggcaccttcaaggcagtacttagtaacaccccctttggcaagtatcacaacttCTACGTGCTTTATGAAGCCATTTAAACATTTTTCCATTCTtgcttgggggattttcgcccatcaTTCCTTGCAAAATTCTTCTCGTCCTGTTatattcttgggccgtcttgcatgcactgctcttttgaagtctatccacagatcttcgatgatgtttaggtcaggggactgaggaccatggcaaaaccttcagcttgcgcctcttgaggtagtccattgtgggttTTGAGATGTTTTAGTATTATTATCCTTCTGCagaaaccatcctcttttcatcgtcAGCTTTTTCCCGGACGGTATGATGtttccttccagaatttgctggtacttaattgaattaattcttccctctaccagtcaaatgttcctcgtgcaacacaagcccaaagcatgatcgatccaccccggTGCAAAACAATTGGAGAGGGGTtcatttcatgaaattctgcacccttttttctccaaacatacctttgctcattgcggccataaagttctattttaaattcatcagtccacaggacttgtttccaaaacgcATCAGGCTTGTTAAAATGCTCCTTTGCAAACCGCTGACGCAGAATTCTGTGGTgagacgcaggaaaggttttggaagactcttagctggctacaaaaagcgtttacaagctgtgatacttgccaatcGGGGTGTTACTATGTAGTGACCAAGCAGGCTGCCCAAACCTTTGTTCTAGCTCCTTttgcttttttgttattttgaaactgtaaaagatggaaataaaaaaagttttcttgcttaaaatgttaacAAAATTTCtcttctttaactttatgccttttggaaatcaggtcatcttttactcgtttagctattcacagtaacagaaattttgacacaGGGTACCCAAAATTTTGAAAGCCACTGTAGATCCCAGAGGAGGAACGTGAATGAGGAAGAGAGATtttacaggaggaagggggatgggaaagagatatccaacaggaggaagggggatggggaagataggttccacaggaggaagggggatggtgaAGATTGATCCCACAGGAGGATGAGGGATGGGAAGAGAGCCCCCACAGGGGTAAAAGATACCGATTGGAAAAGATAATCCCACAAGATGAGAGATGCAGAAATAGATTGCTCATGATGGGTGGGCCTGAACTATGGCCTAAAACTGTGAGAAGAAATGTGTCCATGGCGTCTGGGTATCTGGTgatgagcacagtcacacaggtgGACTGATGATGATAGTCACACACAGGGAAGGGCAGGGGAGGACAAACTCACAATGGTATTTCTTTACTTCGCACTGGAACAGTCTGCTGACGGTCTCTTCTCCCTCATCGGGAAGGGGGTGTGAATCTCCGACCcacctgctgcagtcagtgtCGGTCTGGGTGtcagtaacagtgagaaggaaCATTGTCAATGGACGTGTCACAGGCAGCGAGAAACACGGCCATTCCTGTGATTTACTACCATTAAACCAATGGCCGTTGTTCACTGATCTGATGAAGTCTCCAACATCCCTTCACAAGGACCCAAAGAACCCTCCCGTCCTTCAGGATTTACTGACTGATCTTCACAATCTGATTTATCACTGTTTAACCCAAATCCCTTTACATTGAAACAACACAACTGGACAGTTTCACAGTTCAGAGTGAGAGATAAATCAAGTTACCTCAACTcctggcacttgtgcagcccgggtaccagccgctggattccttcacactgaatgttGCAGTTCTCCAGGTCGAGGTGTTGtattgtatcacagagtccgaagacatgagacaggaccgcgcagtcaatcggggtcagtgtcattccactgaatgaaagtgtttccactgatcccagtgcggcctgagccagtccacgattctgagcctcaaacaggtagtgcaatgtgttcaggaagctccttttaccagcttcaCTCCATGTGTTTCCACTCTGAcgtttaacctcctccttcacccagtcaatcacccggcaggttgtttgatgaggaaatggacccagaaactcctccaggccccgagctgtcattgggGAGGAGAGACCAGCAACGAAACGGAGAAATATCTCAAATCGGCCATCTGTTGTgttgtgggcttcagtgaggaatttcaagATATTCCCAGGATTTAGAGTCAGGAATTGTAcgactgcagctacaaactcttggatggtgaggtgtgggaatgtgtacaccacacaccgggcagaatcctctctctccaaaagctccatcaggaacccggacaggaactgggaaggctgcagattgtagttgatcaaatctccatctgtaaacacaatcttcttctcggacactcctctgaaggccatctgaccaaccctgagtaacacatcacgggggttttcaatctcacggccgtggtttttcaggatattgtaaatatagtaggaatataGTTGGGTaatggtcttgggaactcgctgcgggtccctgactctttgtgtgaagaaggggcccagtgccagagcgaggatccagcagtaggaggggttgtagctcatggtgtacaggatctcatTCTTcttcacgtgtttgaaaacagctgctgccaccatctgatcttcaaaatgtctgatgaaatattccttccgttcctcaccaacaaatcccaggatttcagcccagatACCGATTTTtgccttttccaataaatgtaacgcagtgggacgggtggtcaccagcactgaacaccctgggagcagcttgccctggattaaactgtacacaatgtcagacaccttGCACTTCAATTCAGGATCTGTGCATGTGGACTGAGGTTCTGTGTCTCTCtgactgtcagcaaaatcaatTGTTTCgttgaattcatccaaaccatcaaatataaacagcaatccctctgggttcttccagacttCTCTCAGGATGTTCCCAAAGTAACGATATTGATCCAGTATCAGTTCCTTCAAGTTTATTCTGcagttaatggagtttaaatcccggaatttgaaactgaagacgaATTGGAACtgttggtatattttccctgtggcccagtcataaacaatcttttgtaccattgttgttttcccgatcccTGGAACGCCGGCCACCGCTGCAGATATCCCGGATATTTTTTCCATGTTAGAacttttaaattttttaagaaaaCTCCTCTTGAATAACTGATCGGTCCGGATTTTTTCCAGCTTTCCTCGGAGATGTTTTTctatccactcctcgtggtctctgcctcttgccagcagctcatgttccaccagtctccgatctcgaacagtagaaatgaccgtgagctcagcgtatcgatcaaccagctggaaaaccttcaccttctccctcatcaggatcgtgttgactctcagtgtttcagtttgtgcccgcagagtctccaTGTGTTTCTGCTGAACAGCTTCCATGGGAACAGACAGTGGACAAACTGTTAGATGCCTCAACTTGGAACTCAGCATTTAAGTACACAAGAGGTAGCTCAAAGCTATTGCATTATTTGTCGAAAATCCTAAGACGGAGAGAATGCCTGACATTGTTTAGGTGAAATCTGCAGATCAGAGATAAGAGTGCCTGAAAGTGAATGAAGGCTCTGAACCATTTTTGATCTGATTCAGATTTGCTGTTAAAGactccactctcccctccgtTCGTAGTTTGCAGATTCCCCGGTGTTCCAGCAAGCACCAAGTTCACACGGGATTCTGGAGAGGAGAGTGTTGTGTGGAGCGGTTGGTTTCACTGCTTGCACTGCTCAACACTGCAGATGGTAACAGTGAACTCAGGCAATAACCCTGTGGTTGCGCGGAAGAGCAGGAAACCGAAAATGGCAGCAGTAATGACTGGTTTCAAATGCAGACAGAGTGAACTGTTGAATTACACCACAGAGGTAAAATTTCAAAGGGCGCAGATGGAGAACTGaatgtgctgtatttaaatgcaaatagcattcagaataaagtgGAAGAACTCTTGGTGTTTTGGGCGTCACTGAGTCGTGGTTGAAAGAAAACCATAGTTGGGAGATTAACGTCAAAGGATAAACTTTGTATCAAATGGACAGGCAGGACGACATAGGCGGTAGTGCGGCTTGGTTGGTTTGAGatgaaattacatctttagaaagaggtaacatgggGTCAGAGAATGTGAGTCTTTGTAAGCGGAaataagaaattgcaagggtaaataaAACATTATGAGAATCATAATTAAGCTTCCAAATAGTAGACAAAATGTGGGGCTGAGATTACGAAGGTAGCTTGAAATGGCATTTAATAAGGGTAGTGCCACAATTGTAATTGGGCACTTCAATATGCAAAGGAAATAGGAAAATCAAGCATTCTTAAGGTGTCAGATAGCAAAAGAGggaatttattgaatgcctaGGAGATAGCTttgtagagcagcttgtgcttgagacttttcagggaaaggctatcttagattgggtgttctgtaataacccagatcttaattGGGAGCTTACTGCAAAGgaaccttaggaggcagtgatcattaaATGATTGGATTcaaactgcaatttgagagggagaagcataacttacatgtatcagtatcgcaatggaataaaatgATTTACAGAAATGCCATATAAGGTAACAAATGTGAGTGGTAAGTTGGATGAATGGATAACTTTAAAAATCCAACACAAGTAAAAAAGCTgtaagagtgggaaacatgaaaTATGAGGGCCATCAAAATCATAATATAAAACAGGACAACAaacaattttttttcagttatacaaagagtaaaatggagggaagagttgatattggaccactggaaaatgctgTTGGTGagatagcaatgggggacaaagaaatggcagaggaccGTAAAGGGTACTGTCCATATGTCTTGACTGTGGAAGGCGCTAGCAATGTGAGTGACGGGCAGTAGAAGTGAGTgccattaaggtggataaatcaccagagccagatagactacatctcagagacatgagagaggttgTTGGAGAGATAACGAaagcattagtcatgatctttcatgaatcacttgattctgacatggtcccggaggagtggatattgcaaatatcactcctgtttttaagaaaggaggaaggcaaaataaggaaaattataggccagttagccaaacctcagtggttgggagagtgttggagtctcttattaaggttgaggtttcaatatacttggagactaatgacaaaatagGGAAAAGTCTGCTCTTCGagcaagtaacaagcagggtggacaaaggagaggcagtggatgccattcacttggattttcagaagacatttgataaggtgccacacatgaacgagataaaatcctatggtgttgcaGGAACGATATTAGCATGTgtagaggaatgactgacaggcaagaggcagcgtgtaggaataaaaggggccttttccggttggctgtcggtgactagtggtgttccgcaggagtaAGTATTgtgaccgctgcttttcacaatgtttcttaatgatttagatgatggaattgatagctttgtgggaaagtttgtgaatgatagaaagataggtgcaggggtaggtggtgctgaggaagcaatgtgattgcagcaggacgtagacaaattggaaggACGGGGAAaaacttggcagatggaatacagtgttggaaatgtatggcaatgcattttggtaaaaggaccagactattatctgaatggaAAGAATGTccaaacatcaaaggtgcagaAGGACTAGGATTCCTCCAGCAAGCTTCCCAGAAGGTTCATTTCCAGGCCAAGTCTGCAGTAACGAAGGCAAATGTAAcgttgtcatttatttcaaggggaatccAATGTAAAAGCCAGGAGATAATGCTTAGCCTTTATAAGACTGTAGTCAGACTCTCAGAGTGAAATACAGACTTTAAGATGTCAGTTCCATCCCTTACCTTTCAGATGCGCTGGCACTTCAGATAAACCCCGCTCAGTGTCCATGAAGGCAAACTGGTCGTCACCTGTTCAAACAGATTAACCTGCATGAAGTCTGTTCTGTGTAATACTGTAAATTCATCAGCTTTTACATCTGTAACACACAGTGTATTGTTCACCGTACCACGTTCCCGTATTTCATTCAATATTCTGCTCAGCTTCGGTAAATGGTGATGCAGTTtcacaaaggattcccacatcaccctccgggcCCCGGAGCCCTTCTCCATCACCAGATCCAGGAGAAGTTTGGAAGCGCCCGCTCGATTTCCCTTCTCCGCGAGGTCAGCCACGCTCTGTAATAAACAATGGGGAATATATTGAGGAGCGAAGGGATGGGTACAAATCTACCTTGAACATTGACTGACCCAGCTCACCACAGGTCACTCAGAGCCATTGAAGTGTTCATAGCGGTGGAAAGATTTCAAAAGAAACGAGTGCGGTCAGTCGGGACTTTCTGCGCCACAGATGGCGAGGTAATTATCCACTACGCAAGGTTTAGGCGGAGCAGACATAGTGTGAGTGAGCCAGAGATAGAGtggggagttcagggtttgtgtCAGAGagggttcagtgaggagaggcGGAGGATTTAGGTAGATTTTGGGTCATATTTTAACTCTTTTTTTTCTCGGTTAGAACAGTGAGAATTCaaagcaggatagtggaatgctcttccTTCAGTGTGTGGCAAGATagtgagacctccagtgtccctgacaactgcaCTTTCAAGAactgtatccagctgcagcttcctaCAGACCGTgctaaggaattggagctggagctggatgaacccAGGATCATTCAAGAGGCTGAGAGATTGACTGACAAGCTATAGGGGGAAGGAGCTATACCAAggcgcaggacacaggtaactaggtgaccatcaggagggggagaggggatagACCGCCACTGCAGGAAATTCCTCTGTAAGAGGTATACGGCGTTTTATTTCAGGGTAtggcctagcagaggaaagccacggcGATTGTGCCTCTGTCACTGAGTTTGGTTTTGTGACTCAGAAGGGGTGAGAATTGGTGAGCTGTACTGACACGGGGAATTCAATGGTTAGGAGAACTGACTGGAGATTCTATTTACGAGAACAGGATTTTTGGATGGTGTATTGCCAAGGTTTGTGATATCTCGTATGGACTCTAACTTTCTTAACGCCaggatgagctgccagaagtcgtggtccaccTTGGAACCA from the Mobula birostris isolate sMobBir1 chromosome 13, sMobBir1.hap1, whole genome shotgun sequence genome contains:
- the LOC140208390 gene encoding NACHT, LRR and PYD domains-containing protein 3-like isoform X1; the encoded protein is MDTDLNSAISAFLSNCEDHQLFQLTRFYMERLEQAIEEGVEGVGFMLMGEDHFTGREYHSVADLAEKGNRAGASKLLLDLVMEKGSGARRVMWESFVKLHHHLPKLSRILNEIRERGDDQFAFMDTERGLSEVPAHLKAVQQKHMETLRAQTETLRVNTILMREKVKVFQLVDRYAELTVISTVRDRRLVEHELLARGRDHEEWIEKHLRGKLEKIRTDQLFKRSFLKKFKSSNMEKISGISAAVAGVPGIGKTTMVQKIVYDWATGKIYQQFQFVFSFKFRDLNSINCRINLKELILDQYRYFGNILREVWKNPEGLLFIFDGLDEFNETIDFADSQRDTEPQSTCTDPELKCKVSDIVYSLIQGKLLPGCSVLVTTRPTALHLLEKAKIGIWAEILGFVGEERKEYFIRHFEDQMVAAAVFKHVKKNEILYTMSYNPSYCWILALALGPFFTQRVRDPQRVPKTITQLYSYYIYNILKNHGREIENPRDVLLRVGQMAFRGVSEKKIVFTDGDLINYNLQPSQFLSGFLMELLEREDSARCVVYTFPHLTIQEFVAAVVQFLTLNPGNILKFLTEAHNTTDGRFEIFLRFVAGLSSPMTARGLEEFLGPFPHQTTCRVIDWVKEEVKRQSGNTWSEAGKRSFLNTLHYLFEAQNRGLAQAALGSVETLSFSGMTLTPIDCAVLSHVFGLCDTIQHLDLENCNIQCEGIQRLVPGLHKCQELSLGENELGDSVVKLVSAALRNPECKIQKLWLNRVGLTDSGAEDLASALSANPSLTELKLNNNKLGDSGVKLVSAAVRNPECKIQKMGLNRVGLTDSGAEDLVSALSTNLSLMELDLGLNSLTDRSVPALRRLVMTLPNLERIGLWQNQFSETGEKKLGSLQGVRPGLTVTV
- the LOC140208390 gene encoding NACHT, LRR and PYD domains-containing protein 3-like isoform X2 — protein: MDTDLNSAISAFLSNCEDHQLFQLTRFYMERLEQAIEEGVEGVGFMLMGEDHFTGREYHSVADLAEKGNRAGASKLLLDLVMEKGSGARRVMWESFVKLHHHLPKLSRILNEIRERGDDQFAFMDTERGLSEVPAHLKAVQQKHMETLRAQTETLRVNTILMREKVKVFQLVDRYAELTVISTVRDRRLVEHELLARGRDHEEWIEKHLRGKLEKIRTDQLFKRSFLKKFKSSNMEKISGISAAVAGVPGIGKTTMVQKIVYDWATGKIYQQFQFVFSFKFRDLNSINCRINLKELILDQYRYFGNILREVWKNPEGLLFIFDGLDEFNETIDFADSQRDTEPQSTCTDPELKCKVSDIVYSLIQGKLLPGCSVLVTTRPTALHLLEKAKIGIWAEILGFVGEERKEYFIRHFEDQMVAAAVFKHVKKNEILYTMSYNPSYCWILALALGPFFTQRVRDPQRVPKTITQLYSYYIYNILKNHGREIENPRDVLLRVGQMAFRGVSEKKIVFTDGDLINYNLQPSQFLSGFLMELLEREDSARCVVYTFPHLTIQEFVAAVVQFLTLNPGNILKFLTEAHNTTDGRFEIFLRFVAGLSSPMTARGLEEFLGPFPHQTTCRVIDWVKEEVKRQSGNTWSEAGKRSFLNTLHYLFEAQNRGLAQAALGSVETLSFSGMTLTPIDCAVLSHVFGLCDTIQHLDLENCNIQCEGIQRLVPGLHKCQELRPTLTAAGGSEIHTPFPMREKRPSADCSSAK